From the genome of Hymenobacter cellulosilyticus, one region includes:
- a CDS encoding DUF3857 domain-containing protein: protein MAANKLSWYLGLVVGSLLLTQPRLTQAQQPLQALLAAQKQYPDEKAVYLDYREDVVVELKGDSVQVLARHHYDMLHLAPQSAMYARDKVYSSHFNRLQKLEARTLIPAGNDYKALRISDFKEKFEVQEGIFFDDTRYTTWTFPSVAPGVRTVVDYTVRHPDARFLSPFYFANHVPTRHAEVTLTAPKSVKINYKLFHVENTPVTFTKQEKGSSVIYRWTVDNLPSPSRDDDGPEIAYYAPHLVYYVEEVPAAGQPRKMLSGVPELFSLYSGFVAGLDKKESPALRRVVDSLAVGAASEEERVRRVYYWVQDHVRYVAFENGLRGFVPADAGQVYARRYGDCKDMANLTHEMLRMAGVKSYLTWIGTRALPYRYSELATPGVDNHMIATWEPKPGQYVFLDATSKHNPFNMPTSMIQGKEALLALDGKNCKVVSVPVMGKEKSNAVDISTVALSGTTLKGKGQLALSGYPKITQAYALDGMDKTEESKYVKRVLERGNNKFFVDSYAVHNVAAREQPLTIDYEYRLQDYVQQVDDEIYLNLNLEQPYGNDRIDAGKRQLPMYNEYAHSNRTRTEFEIPTGYEVEYLPANASTKEDVLGFSIRYERKGNKIVQEKDLYVNYLLLQPTEFAKWNTVVDKLGAAYRDVIILKKKKV from the coding sequence ATGGCAGCAAATAAACTATCCTGGTACCTGGGCCTGGTTGTGGGCAGCCTGCTGCTCACGCAGCCCCGCCTGACGCAAGCCCAGCAGCCCCTGCAGGCGCTGCTGGCCGCCCAAAAACAGTACCCCGACGAAAAGGCCGTGTACCTTGACTACCGCGAAGACGTGGTAGTCGAGCTTAAGGGTGACTCGGTGCAGGTGCTGGCCCGCCACCACTACGACATGCTGCATCTGGCGCCGCAGTCGGCTATGTACGCCCGCGACAAAGTGTACAGCTCCCACTTCAACCGCCTGCAGAAGCTCGAAGCCCGCACCCTGATTCCGGCCGGCAACGATTACAAGGCACTGCGCATCTCCGACTTCAAAGAGAAGTTTGAGGTGCAGGAAGGGATTTTCTTCGACGATACCCGCTACACCACCTGGACGTTCCCGTCGGTGGCACCTGGCGTGCGCACCGTCGTGGACTACACCGTGCGCCACCCCGACGCCCGGTTTTTGTCGCCGTTCTACTTCGCCAACCACGTGCCCACGCGCCACGCCGAAGTCACGCTCACGGCGCCCAAGTCGGTGAAGATCAACTACAAGCTGTTTCACGTCGAAAACACGCCCGTCACCTTCACCAAGCAGGAGAAAGGCTCGTCGGTCATTTACCGCTGGACTGTGGACAACCTGCCCAGCCCCTCGCGCGACGACGACGGCCCGGAAATAGCCTACTACGCGCCCCACCTGGTGTATTACGTGGAGGAAGTACCCGCCGCCGGGCAGCCCCGCAAGATGCTTTCGGGCGTGCCCGAGCTGTTTTCGCTGTACTCCGGCTTCGTGGCTGGCCTCGACAAAAAGGAAAGCCCGGCCCTGCGCCGCGTAGTCGACTCCTTGGCCGTGGGCGCCGCTTCGGAAGAGGAGCGGGTGCGCCGCGTGTATTACTGGGTGCAGGACCACGTGCGCTACGTAGCCTTCGAAAACGGCCTGCGCGGCTTCGTGCCCGCCGATGCCGGCCAGGTGTACGCCCGCCGCTACGGCGACTGCAAGGACATGGCCAACCTAACCCACGAGATGCTGCGCATGGCCGGCGTGAAGTCCTACCTGACCTGGATTGGTACCCGGGCCCTGCCGTACCGCTACTCCGAGCTGGCCACGCCAGGCGTCGACAACCACATGATTGCCACCTGGGAGCCCAAGCCCGGGCAGTACGTGTTTCTGGACGCTACCAGCAAGCACAATCCTTTCAACATGCCCACGTCCATGATTCAAGGCAAGGAAGCCCTGCTGGCGCTGGACGGTAAGAACTGCAAAGTGGTGAGCGTGCCGGTGATGGGCAAGGAGAAAAGCAACGCCGTGGATATTTCCACCGTGGCCTTGAGCGGCACCACGCTCAAGGGCAAAGGGCAGCTGGCCTTGTCGGGCTACCCCAAAATCACCCAGGCCTACGCCCTCGATGGCATGGACAAAACCGAGGAGTCCAAGTACGTGAAGCGGGTGCTGGAGCGCGGCAACAACAAGTTCTTCGTCGACAGCTACGCCGTGCACAACGTGGCCGCCCGGGAGCAGCCTCTCACCATCGACTACGAGTACCGCCTGCAGGACTACGTGCAGCAGGTCGACGACGAAATCTACCTGAATCTGAACCTGGAGCAGCCCTACGGCAACGACCGGATAGACGCCGGTAAACGGCAGCTGCCGATGTACAACGAGTACGCCCACAGCAACCGGACCCGCACCGAGTTTGAGATTCCGACGGGCTACGAGGTCGAGTATTTGCCGGCCAATGCTTCTACCAAAGAAGACGTGCTGGGCTTCAGTATCCGCTACGAGCGCAAAGGCAACAAAATCGTGCAGGAAAAAGACCTGTACGTGAATTACCTGCTGCTGCAGCCCACCGAGTTTGCTAAGTGGAACACGGTAGTCGATAAGCTGGGCGCGGCCTACCGCGACGTTATTATCCTGAAAAAGAAGAAAGTGTAA